The DNA sequence TTCATTGCAGCGAAGTTTATTATTCGGTGAATAAGAAGCCTTATTATGCTGTCGGGTTCCAGAATGACAAAGGCGGATATGAGTTGCGAAGCAAATATTTTAAGGGATGCACTTCGAAAGACATTACATCGGTAAAGCGAAATAAAGACCATTGCCTGCTGTTCGAAGGTTTTATGGACTACTTGAGTTTCCTGACAATGAAGAATATCCAAAATTCCCCTATAGATGTAATCGTTCTAAATTCATTGACAAACCTTCTCAAAGTAAAAAACACCCTTGAATTATATAAAAGCATTTCGACATTTCTTGATAATGACCTAGCCGGGAAAAGAGCTGTTCAGGAATTGGAATCAATCTATAAAGATGTCATTGACCAGTCATTTCTCTATTCCAAACACAAAGACTTAAACGAATACCTGTGTCATTGGCAGCCGATACAACATCAGAATTTAAAGAAAAAATCAGGATTAAAGCCATAGCCTGACTGAAGTAAAATACTATGTTTTTTAGGGTAGCAAGTTTATGTTTTGGTTATACCAAAACTCTCGTTTCATCCCGCTGGTCTAATTTATAAATGTTCAGAAACGTGAAAATGAAAACAGAAAACAAAGGAGGCAGACCTGCAAAAGTGGCTGGTCAGAAAAAAGGCTATTTCATCGGCGTCAAGATGGATACCGAGGAGTATTATACTTTAAAAGCCAAAGCGCGTGAAGCCGGGATTTCCATTAGTGAATGTGTTCGCCAATCTGTTTTGCGAGGCGTAATTAAACAGCGACTCAACACCGAAATGTATGACTTGATCCGGAAACTTTGTGGTATGGCCAATAACCTGAATCAGATTGCCCGAAAAGCCAATGCCCAGGGGTACCAGAATGCTCAGAGTGAAAACCTTCAGCTGGCGAGCAGCATCCGAAAACTGGTAAATCATCTACGCCATGATAGCTAAAATTGTCAAAGGTCAAGGATTCCGGGGTGTGGTCAATTACATCCTGAATCAGGAAAAGAAAGCTGAAATTCTGGACAGCGATGGGGTAATGCTTGATGATCCTGAAGCCATCATTGAAAGCTTTAACTTTCAGACCGAACTAAATCTACGGATATTAAAACCCGTAGGACATATCTCACTGAATTTCTCAGTACAGGATCAGGAAAAGCTTTCCAGCGAATTAATGGTTAAAATCGCACGGGATTATATGGCACAAATGGGAATTACCGATACTCAATATTTGATTGCCAGACATTACGACAAGGAACATCCACATATTCACTTGGTCTTTAACCGGATAGATTACAATGGGAATACAATCTCTGACCGGAATGATCGCTTCCGAAGTGAGAAGATCTGCAAGGGACTGACTCGGGAATATGGCCTGTACTTTGCCCAGGGAAAAGAAAATGTTAAGGAGCATCGGTTAAAAGAACCCGATAAAACCAAATACGAAATTTATCATGCACTCCAATCAGCTATATCTAAATGTCGGAACTGGCAGGAATTAAAAGCAGAGTTACTCAAATCAGGGATTAAAACCGAATTCCAAAATAACGGAGCTACAGACAAAATACAAGGAGTACGGTTTGGAAAGAATGGGTATGAATTCAACGGTTCCAAAATTGACAAGACCTGCAGTTATTCCAAAATCAATTACCGGTTGCAGCAAAACGAGAGATTACAACAGGCTCAAAAACACCAAGCGGAACAACCTGCATGGGAGGATGACATGGAATTTTCCTCGACCATGAAAAGCATAACTTCCTCATTGGGGGGGCTATTCGATATACTACAACCTTCACCCGTCTATGATGAAAATCAGGCAGAAGTTTTTAGAAAGGAAGCAAAAAAGCGAAGGAAGAAGAAAGCAAACCAATACAGACAACGATTGTAATTTATTTAAAAATCAATACTTATGGGTACAAGCAAAATGGATTCTTCGGCAGTTTATACACTGTTCGAAGAATTAAAACAAAAGATAGATGAATTGAGCAAAAAGTCAATTCCAGATAACCAGGCTAATTCAACTTTTGATACAGAGGAACTAATATCGCTTATCGAAGATTTACAAATCAGGATTAACCAACAGCAGTTTACACCGGAACAAATAAAAAACTTGGGACAGATTTCGGCCTATTCGGTAAACAAGGTAAGTGAGAATCTCAATAAAGGATTTACTGAAATTAAAGCGGTAATTACTCCTATCGATGAAAAGGTCTCCCTGCTGAGGTTCCCTCAAAATATAGCTATCCGCAATGATCATTTTTTTAGTGTGGATTTTCGAAATAGCAAGGCTGCTATAACAATGATCTCAATGGCTTTAATCATTTTGCTTTCTTTTGGCGGCAATATCTGGCAATTAAACAGGAATAGCCAACTAAAAGATAATGATCTGAAATACCGCTATATTAAATCGACGAATGGGATTGATCCGGAGAACTTGTACAAACTTGAAGACATTTTTCAATATAATCGGGATAAGAAACTGATCAAAGAGATTCGCGGAAACGTGGAGGAATATGAAAGGAATGTAAAGGAGGTTGCGGAGAAGATTGAACGTGAAAGACTTAAGAATGACAACACAAAATAATAATAACAATTTGGGGTAATCAGAAAAGGAAAAGTCAGTAGTCATTGCAAAACGTTCCGAATGACTTCTGACTTTTTTCTGACTGAAAAACTTAATTTTGAAACCGGTATTCATTGGGCGTAAAGCCTGTTACGTTTTTAAACAGTCTGGTAAAGTGCTGAGGATATTTGAAACCCAATTCGTAAGCAATTTCATTTACACTTTTATTGCTGTCAAAGGTTTTGTTCTTGGCAATGTCAATAATTTTGTTCTGAATGTATTCCTTGGCTGATTTTCCGGTTTCTTTTTTAATCAAATCGCCAAAATAGTTGGGCGACAAATGAAGCTCTTCTGCACAATATGAAACAGATGGTATCCCAATTGTTTGGGGTTTGGCTGATGAAAAATAGCCATTCAGCAGTTCTTCAAACTTTTCCAGAATGCCTTTATTGACATTATCTCGTGTAATGAATTGCCGGTCATAAAATCGGTCGCAGTAATTCAGGAACAATTCGATATTTGAGGCAATCAATTTTTTGCTGTGTTTGTCGATGTTTTGCTGCAATTCAAAGTCTATTTTTGAAAAACAATCAAGCACAATCTGCCTTTCACGTTCTGACAGGTGCAACGCTTCGTTAGCGTTGTAGCTGAAGAAGTTATACTCATGGATGATCCTGCCCAGAGACGTCCCGCGGATCAGGTCGGGATGAAACACCAGAGCATATCCTTTAGGCTGATACACTTGTCCGTCGGTTTCAACAACCATCATTTGCCCGGGCGAAACAAAAACCAGCGTGCCTTCCTGGTAGTCGTAATAGTTACGTCCGTATTTTAAATCGCAGCCTTTAAAATCTTTCAGGAAAATACAATACAGCCCATAATTTATCCTGACACTCTTTTCTCCCCACGACCTTGGATTCGCTTTTGAAAAATTGATGACACTGACCAAAGGGTGCAATGTTTCGTGATTGTTCAGGGCATTGTATTCAGTAACCGTATCAAATTTGAAAATCCGTTCCATAGCTTTTATTGTTTTTCTGAAACAAATTTAAGTATTCTAACCTAGTTGTAATCATTCAAGATGTGCAATCAGTAAAAATGGTAGAAGATACAGTAATTTATATACCAATGCCTGAATAACAAGTCCTTACATTTGTAGTAATGAAAAATTTATACACCATGAGAAGAGAAACAAAAGATCTAGAATCGGTGAGATTCAATGATGCATTGGTAAGTTGTATAAAGCGTTACCTGATGCTTGCGTTTTTGTTGTTTTTGACGGTCATCAGCCTGTCGGTTAATGCCAAACCCAAAGAAAAGCCATTGATGATTCAGGAGCAAGGCAGTTTTGCCGTTGGCGGCACTGTGGTTACCAATCCCGGTACTTTTAATCCGTATAATCAGACTACGGAAGGGCAAACCTTTCATGGCGACCATGCCTATATTTTTTATCAGGTTCCGGTTAAGGCCCGCAAATATCCGCTAGTGATGTGGCACGGTATCGGACAGTTTTCCAAAACATGGGAAACCACTCCTGACGGACGTGAAGGATATCAGAACATCTTCTTGCGCCGTGGATTTGGTGTTTATCTTATCGACCAGCCAAGGAGAGGCAATGCCAGCCGCAGTACTGCGACAGCCACCATTGCACCAACCCCCGATGAACAAGGTTGGTTTGGTACTTTTCGGGTAGGAATCTGGCCAAACTATTTTGAAGGTGTACAATTTTCAAAAGATTCAGAGACACTAAACCAGTATTTTCGCCAAATGGTACCCAACCTTGGACCTATCGATATCAATGTCAATACCGATGCTGTTTCGGCGTTATTCACTAAAATTGGCCCGGCAATTTTGGTTACACACTCACATTCAGGCGGTATGGGTTGGGGTACCGCAATCAAAAATCAGAATATAAAAGCCATCGTTTCCTATGAGCCGGGAAGCGGTTTTGTATTTCCTGACGGAGAAGTGCCTGCTCCTATCCCAATGGCCGGGGGTACACTTGCCGCGATTGGAGTTCCTATCTCCGATTTTATGAAGCTCACGAAAATCCCGATCATTATTTACTACGGTGATAACATCCCTGAAAAACCAATGGATAACCCGGGACAGGATGGTTGGCGGGCTCGTTTGGAAATGGCTCGTTTGTGGCGCGATTGTGTGAACAAGCATGGCGGCGATGTTACCGTGATTCACCTTCCTGAAATTGGCATAAAAGGCAATACACATTTCCCATTTTCAGATTTAAACAACATTGAAATAGCCGATTTGATGTCGGCGTGGTTAAAAGAAAAAGGACTGGACAAATGAAAGGTTTACAGGCAGTCTTTAATTATCAATTAAAACGCCACAAAATCACAAAGTTTCACTAAGATTTTCTTTGTGATTCTTGGGGCCTTAGTGACTTGGTGGCATCTAAAAATCATTAATATGAAAAGTATAAGAAACTATTTTTTGATAATCATGGTTACGTCAATCAACTTCATTTCGTCAGCTCAACCCAAACCTGCCAATGCATTTGGTCTGGTTTACAGGGATGCTATTACAGAAAATGTGCCCGGAAAGGTGAATATTCATCCTGTTACCTATAAACTGAATGACATTGATATCGCAGCCAATATTTATACACCTGCCAACTACGACCCGATGAAGAAATATCCAACGGTAGTGGTAGCTCACCCCAACGGCGGTGTGAAAGAGCAGGTAGCCGGACTATATGCGCAGCATTTAGCCGAATCGGGTTATATCGTCATTGCTGCTGATGCGTCGTACCAAGGAGCAAGTGGCGGAATACCCCGTAATGTGGATAAACCGGCTAATCGAATTGAAGACATTCGTGGCATGGCCGATTTCATTACCCAATATGCAGGAGTTGATGCCAGTCATTTAGGTTTATTGGGCATTTGCGGGGGTGGCGGCTATGCTTTAAAAGCGGCTCAAACCGACAAACGCTTTAAAGTAGTGGCTACCCTGAGTATGTTTAATTCCGGCGTGGTCAGGCGCAACGGATTCATGGATTCAGGACTGGCCACCATTCAGCAACGTTTAAAACAGGCTTCTGAAGCCCGTGCCTTGGAAGCGGCTGGCGGCGAAGTGCGTTATGCTGCCGATACTAAAATGACCGATGAAGAAATAGCTAAGCTGCCGTTTGATCTGTATCGCGAAGGCTACTTATATTATGGCAAAACCCATGCACACCCCAATTCCACCTTCAGGTACACCATGAGCAGCCTGCTCGATCTGATGGCTTTTGACGCATCCACCAACATGGATTTAATCAACCAGCCACTGTTGATGATGGCGGGAAGCAAAGCCGACACGTACTACATGACCGACAGTGCTTTCAACCTTGCTACCGGCACAAAGGAGAAAGAAATCTTTCTGATTCCGGGAGCTACCCACATTCAAACCTATTATGTTCCTGAATATGTAGCTCAGGCAATGAATAAACTCAACGAATTCTTTGGTAAATACTTATAAATAAAAGCAATATGAAAACAACAATTCTCGGTTTATTTTTAATTATTATGAGTACTCAATTGTCCTTTGGGCAACCTGGTTTAAATCCGACAAATAGAACCTTTACTGCTGTGGAACAGGAAGTTATTAATCTTTCAAAAGAAAAGTGGCAGTGGATGGCCGACAAAAATGCAGATAAACTGGCCGGTCTTTTTCACGAAAAATCGATGTTTGTTCACATGGGAGGATCGTGGGGAAAAGAACAGGAAGTCAATATCATTAAAAACGGCATGATCTGGTACAAGAAAGCGGACGTCCATGAGGTAACGGTTAATATCATTGACAATACTGCCATCCTGTTAAACCGAATCACACTTTTGGCTGTGGTTGGTGGAAACGAAGTAACCAATCCATTTATGGTTACAGAAGTCTATGTGAAACTGAACGGCAACTGGATCTTGGGCTCACTTTCGTTTTCCAAGTTAATGACACCAGGCGGACAGTAAATTATCATTAAAACAAATATTAAGATGAAAAAAATAGTAGCAGGTTTAGCCATTCTTATCAGTTTTAGTTTGAATGCCCAGCAAACTGTTGTCAATACTTCTCCGGAAGATGCACCAAAAGTTCAAACAGCTTCAGGGATCGTGCGCGGTATAACGGAAGGAGATGTTGAAAGTTTTAAAGGAATTCCTTATGCTGCTGCACCGGTTGGTGAGTTTCGCT is a window from the Aquipluma nitroreducens genome containing:
- a CDS encoding nuclear transport factor 2 family protein, giving the protein MKTTILGLFLIIMSTQLSFGQPGLNPTNRTFTAVEQEVINLSKEKWQWMADKNADKLAGLFHEKSMFVHMGGSWGKEQEVNIIKNGMIWYKKADVHEVTVNIIDNTAILLNRITLLAVVGGNEVTNPFMVTEVYVKLNGNWILGSLSFSKLMTPGGQ
- a CDS encoding toprim domain-containing protein → MALQEIKQISIRQYLADLGIYPAKDSSRYGMYNSPFREDRNASLKVDYPKNLWIDYGANEGGTLIDLVMRMEHCSLHEAITMLERKYSRADIGTFQNANIPTSNFSFHRKNADSDLKSPESSIMLQNVQPISNPALIEYLKERQISIDIARIHCSEVYYSVNKKPYYAVGFQNDKGGYELRSKYFKGCTSKDITSVKRNKDHCLLFEGFMDYLSFLTMKNIQNSPIDVIVLNSLTNLLKVKNTLELYKSISTFLDNDLAGKRAVQELESIYKDVIDQSFLYSKHKDLNEYLCHWQPIQHQNLKKKSGLKP
- a CDS encoding alpha/beta hydrolase, whose protein sequence is MKSIRNYFLIIMVTSINFISSAQPKPANAFGLVYRDAITENVPGKVNIHPVTYKLNDIDIAANIYTPANYDPMKKYPTVVVAHPNGGVKEQVAGLYAQHLAESGYIVIAADASYQGASGGIPRNVDKPANRIEDIRGMADFITQYAGVDASHLGLLGICGGGGYALKAAQTDKRFKVVATLSMFNSGVVRRNGFMDSGLATIQQRLKQASEARALEAAGGEVRYAADTKMTDEEIAKLPFDLYREGYLYYGKTHAHPNSTFRYTMSSLLDLMAFDASTNMDLINQPLLMMAGSKADTYYMTDSAFNLATGTKEKEIFLIPGATHIQTYYVPEYVAQAMNKLNEFFGKYL
- a CDS encoding helix-turn-helix domain-containing protein → MERIFKFDTVTEYNALNNHETLHPLVSVINFSKANPRSWGEKSVRINYGLYCIFLKDFKGCDLKYGRNYYDYQEGTLVFVSPGQMMVVETDGQVYQPKGYALVFHPDLIRGTSLGRIIHEYNFFSYNANEALHLSERERQIVLDCFSKIDFELQQNIDKHSKKLIASNIELFLNYCDRFYDRQFITRDNVNKGILEKFEELLNGYFSSAKPQTIGIPSVSYCAEELHLSPNYFGDLIKKETGKSAKEYIQNKIIDIAKNKTFDSNKSVNEIAYELGFKYPQHFTRLFKNVTGFTPNEYRFQN
- a CDS encoding relaxase/mobilization nuclease domain-containing protein; this encodes MIAKIVKGQGFRGVVNYILNQEKKAEILDSDGVMLDDPEAIIESFNFQTELNLRILKPVGHISLNFSVQDQEKLSSELMVKIARDYMAQMGITDTQYLIARHYDKEHPHIHLVFNRIDYNGNTISDRNDRFRSEKICKGLTREYGLYFAQGKENVKEHRLKEPDKTKYEIYHALQSAISKCRNWQELKAELLKSGIKTEFQNNGATDKIQGVRFGKNGYEFNGSKIDKTCSYSKINYRLQQNERLQQAQKHQAEQPAWEDDMEFSSTMKSITSSLGGLFDILQPSPVYDENQAEVFRKEAKKRRKKKANQYRQRL
- a CDS encoding plasmid mobilization protein, encoding MKTENKGGRPAKVAGQKKGYFIGVKMDTEEYYTLKAKAREAGISISECVRQSVLRGVIKQRLNTEMYDLIRKLCGMANNLNQIARKANAQGYQNAQSENLQLASSIRKLVNHLRHDS
- a CDS encoding alpha/beta hydrolase → MRRETKDLESVRFNDALVSCIKRYLMLAFLLFLTVISLSVNAKPKEKPLMIQEQGSFAVGGTVVTNPGTFNPYNQTTEGQTFHGDHAYIFYQVPVKARKYPLVMWHGIGQFSKTWETTPDGREGYQNIFLRRGFGVYLIDQPRRGNASRSTATATIAPTPDEQGWFGTFRVGIWPNYFEGVQFSKDSETLNQYFRQMVPNLGPIDINVNTDAVSALFTKIGPAILVTHSHSGGMGWGTAIKNQNIKAIVSYEPGSGFVFPDGEVPAPIPMAGGTLAAIGVPISDFMKLTKIPIIIYYGDNIPEKPMDNPGQDGWRARLEMARLWRDCVNKHGGDVTVIHLPEIGIKGNTHFPFSDLNNIEIADLMSAWLKEKGLDK